The Streptomyces sp. P9-A4 genome contains a region encoding:
- a CDS encoding YhgE/Pip domain-containing protein codes for MTSANPPHTPGPQVRAGNLVRRPKLWLVPTVLSSLVALGLAFLYMGGILNPNDSLHRLPIALVDADQGRPLPGQSENLGRQITDAIAATGSSKTDVDWQRLDPAQAQNALASGKVYGALVVPEDFTASVAALTTERAKVRPTLTVLTNPGLGSLGSSMASQINQAAAHQASLTLGKQLAASPTTASADSTTRLLLTDPVGVTTRVGHPIGRHSGLGLSAFYYTLLLVLGGFIGGNLVNSGVDTALGYADSEIGPWHSRHPTVPISRTQTLVLKMLMTAGISVLTTTLVMVATIAILGMDASHLPMLWLFSYCATTAVGLGVQAINAAFGGIGQLVSMFVFIALALPSSGATVPLEATPGFFRFLSIFEPMHQLSAGVRSILYFDARADAGLARGWIMIGVGVVLALAFGLAMTHYYDRRGLRRLTPQPA; via the coding sequence ATGACGTCCGCGAACCCCCCGCACACCCCCGGCCCACAGGTCCGGGCCGGCAACCTCGTCCGGCGCCCCAAGCTGTGGCTCGTCCCCACCGTCCTGAGCTCCCTGGTCGCCCTGGGCCTCGCGTTCCTCTACATGGGCGGCATCCTCAACCCGAACGACAGCCTCCACCGACTGCCCATCGCCCTCGTCGACGCGGATCAGGGCCGCCCGCTGCCGGGGCAGAGCGAGAACCTGGGCCGGCAGATCACCGACGCCATCGCCGCCACCGGCTCCTCGAAGACCGACGTCGACTGGCAGCGGCTCGACCCCGCCCAGGCCCAGAACGCACTGGCCTCGGGGAAGGTCTACGGCGCCCTCGTCGTCCCGGAGGACTTCACCGCCTCCGTCGCGGCGCTGACCACGGAGCGGGCGAAGGTCCGGCCGACGCTCACCGTGCTCACCAACCCCGGGCTCGGCAGCCTGGGCTCGTCGATGGCGTCCCAGATCAACCAGGCCGCCGCCCACCAGGCCTCACTGACCCTCGGCAAGCAGCTCGCCGCCTCGCCCACCACCGCCTCCGCCGACTCCACGACCCGGCTGCTGCTGACCGACCCGGTGGGCGTCACCACCCGGGTCGGCCATCCGATCGGCCGGCACAGCGGCCTTGGCCTTTCGGCCTTCTACTACACGCTGCTCCTGGTCCTCGGCGGCTTCATCGGCGGCAACCTCGTCAACAGCGGCGTCGACACCGCACTCGGCTACGCGGACAGCGAGATCGGCCCCTGGCACTCCCGCCACCCCACGGTGCCGATCAGCCGCACCCAGACGCTCGTCCTCAAGATGCTCATGACGGCCGGCATCTCGGTCCTCACCACGACGCTCGTCATGGTGGCCACGATCGCGATCCTCGGCATGGACGCATCACACCTGCCGATGCTGTGGCTCTTCTCCTACTGCGCGACGACCGCCGTCGGTCTGGGCGTCCAGGCCATCAACGCCGCTTTCGGCGGCATCGGCCAGCTCGTCTCCATGTTCGTCTTCATCGCCCTGGCCCTCCCCTCCTCCGGGGCGACCGTGCCCCTGGAGGCCACCCCCGGCTTCTTCCGCTTCCTGAGCATCTTCGAGCCGATGCACCAGCTCAGCGCCGGGGTGCGGTCCATCCTCTACTTCGACGCCCGTGCGGACGCGGGGCTGGCGCGCGGCTGGATCATGATCGGCGTCGGCGTCGTCCTGGCCCTGGCCTTCGGACTCGCCATGACGCACTACTACGACCGCAGGGGCCTGCGCCGCCTCACCCCGCAGCCGGCCTGA